From one Mytilus trossulus isolate FHL-02 chromosome 10, PNRI_Mtr1.1.1.hap1, whole genome shotgun sequence genomic stretch:
- the LOC134686600 gene encoding toll-like receptor 3, producing the protein MKGSVYIILVMATLTTFAHKCLITRHADQITADCTRMKLKGVPTGLQLNISVLDLSYNQISILKNNVFSSFSYLTTLTMDFNNIHTIYADVFNGLKKLRWLSMNHNRLNIFSKTFDIVFKPLLHLQHLDIRYNTNTRLDTLKPIVYPYFGNLSHLTNLCMDIAQNPVFKLSGFEKMLELHTMKFARCYLKQMSNGTLAGLPSTITAIYFRECFVSISIVEADFLKPFPHLKILNMEGVAVQLEDALKLLYPFTHQRMTSIIFKEITPLDLKPVFISRDMFTYLRHICVKTLVLAESEIVGYEKSLLLAIEFPECLENIILSGNRFSVALRPHWTELMQFAKKTINLKFFDLSYNAINFNYIEYCNLDVLENPSYRKEVYTEGCQIKSTSLNEYKGYNLKLEKTKMINELNVTIFLPANLTFIRVSHYMSSYTHAGQKLFVANVKNLKYVDFSYWQITQFPEIYSDTPFNVKYLDISGLNSTIFIHETSVPFFQNVQTAILKNAKLSLTIGKNNKVFKLFPAVEKLDISYNNLWYLDEDAFETNVNLSNVNIAHNFLPAIPIAVLDLPLLSKLDLSFNRIQTINKTFRDWMDKKTQIYKGTFKFFIEGNSLKCTCKTSNFIRWLFNTNVVFDRVNKNFSCTLTNGSESNTIDVYKRFHDHFSDCNIKNWLLVGIGLLVAFVIFTIPFAVIFNFRWKITFWIYRNFKRVVEHNLERKFNYDIYLSYADDMLQWIQVDFLQRIENSWSMKVCIEDRDFQIGLTKADEIASAIASSKHAIFILSESYKDNEWNKFVIERVKFEKCRNYLQKIIILVKDATASCVPHELDDILQNVTIIDWEDNETGWDKLRMALFTDSF; encoded by the coding sequence ATGAAGGGATCAGTTTATATAATCCTCGTGATGGCAACGTTGACGACATTTGCACATAAATGTCTAATAACACGACACGCTGATCAAATAACTGCAGATTGCACCAGAATGAAATTAAAAGGTGTCCCGACAGGTTTACAGCTGAACATATCAGTTCTTGATCTGAGCTACAATCAAATTTCGATCCTAAAAAACAATGTCTTCTCATCTTTTTCTTATTTGACAACATTAACAATGGATTTTAACAATATTCATACTATATATGCTGATGTCTTTAATGGTTTGAAAAAGTTACGATGGCTTTCAATGAACCACAATCGACTTAAcatattttctaaaacatttgacatTGTGTTTAAACCGTTATTACATCTACAACACTTGGATATTagatataatacaaatacaagGTTGGATACATTAAAACCAATAGTTTATCCTTACTTCGGAAATCTGTCTCATTTAACCAATTTATGTATGGATATTGCACAAAATCCTGTATTCAAGTTAAGTGGATTCGAAAAAATGTTGGAACTTCACACCATGAAATTTGCACGATGCTATTTAAAACAGATGTCTAATGGCACCTTAGCGGGTTTACCATCAACCATTACTGCAATCTACTTTCGGGAGTGTTTCGTTAGTATATCGATTGTAGAAGCAGATTTTTTAAAGCCGTTTCCACATCTTAAGATTTTAAATATGGAAGGAGTAGCTGTACAATTAGAAGATGCTTTGAAACTTCTATATCCTTTTACGCATCAAAGAATGACATCCATCATATTCAAAGAAATAACACCTCTAGATCTTAAACCTGTTTTTATATCTCGTGACATGTTTACTTATTTGCGCCATATTTGCGTAAAAACCTTGGTTTTAGCAGAAAGTGAAATTGTAGGATATGAGAAAAGCCTTCTACTTGCAATTGAATTTCCCGAATGTCTAGAAAATATTATTCTCTCAGGCAATCGATTTTCAGTAGCATTAAGACCCCATTGGACGGAACTCATGCAATTTGCAAAGAAaacaatcaatttgaaattttttgactTGTCGTATAATGCAATTAACTTCAACTATATTGAATACTGCAACCTAGACGTGCTGGAAAATCCTTCGTATAGAAAGGAAGTATATACAGAAGGATGCCAAATTAAGTCTACATCTTTGAATGAATATAAAGGTTACAATTTAAAGCTAGAAAAAACTAAAATGATTAATGAATTGAACGTTACGATTTTTCTACCTGCTAATCTTACCTTTATTCGTGTTTCCCATTATATGTCATCATATACACATGCGGGACAAAAGTTATTTGTAGCTAATGTCAAAAATCTCAAATACGTAGATTTCTCATACTGGCAGATTACGCAGTTTCCAGAAATTTATTCCGATACTCCTTTTAATGTGAAATATTTGGACATTTCTGGACTTAACTCAACAATTTTTATTCACGAGACGTCAGTTCCgttttttcaaaatgtacaaacagctattttgaaaaatgcaaaGCTTAGTCTAACAATTGGAAAGaataataaagtttttaaactatTTCCGGCCGTGGAAAAACTTGATATATCATACAATAACTTATGGTATTTAGATGAAGATGCCTTTGAAACAAACGTAAACTTGTCAAATGTCAATATAGCACACAATTTCCTCCCAGCTATACCTATAGCCGTGTTAGATTTGCCTCTTTTAAGTAAATTGGATTTAAGTTTCAACCGCATTCAAACTATCAATAAAACATTTCGAGACTGGATGGATAAGAAAACTCAAATCTATAAAGGGACATTTAAGTTCTTCATAGAAGGGAACAGTCTGAAATGCACATGCAAAACTTCTAATTTTATAAGGTGGCTTTTCAACACAAATGTCGTTTTTGATAGGGTCAATAAAAACTTCAGCTGTACATTGACAAATGGATCAGAAAGTAACACAATTGATGTTTACAAACGATTCCATGACCATTTTAGCGACTGCAATATCAAAAATTGGTTGCTCGTAGGAATAGGACTTCTTGTCGCATTTGTCATTTTCACTATTCCATTTgcagttatttttaattttagatggAAAATAACTTTTTGGATATATCGGAATTTTAAGAGAGTCGTAGAACATAATTTAGAGAGAAAATTTAATTATGACATTTACTTGTCATATGCAGATGACATGCTACAGTGGATTCAGGTCGATTTTCTCCAGAGAATTGAGAATTCATGGAGCATGAAAGTATGCATAGAGGACCGCGATTTCCAAATTGGACTTACCAAAGCAGATGAAATAGCATCTGCTATAGCTAGCAGCAAACATGCAATTTTTATCCTTTCTGAGTCGTACAAAGATAACGAGTGGAACAAATTTGTAATCGAAAGAGTCAAATTCGAAAAATGCAGAAATTATTTGCAGAAGATAATCATCCTGGTAAAAGACGCTACAGCATCATGCGTTCCACATGAACTAGACGACATTCTACAAAATGTCACCATAATAGACTGGGAGGACAACGAGACAGGTTGGGACAAACTGCGAATGGCACTGTTCACTGATTCCTTTTAA